A DNA window from Vigna unguiculata cultivar IT97K-499-35 chromosome 10, ASM411807v1, whole genome shotgun sequence contains the following coding sequences:
- the LOC114167338 gene encoding NDR1/HIN1-like protein 10 translates to MTDRVHPSAKTTANVGPKPTFPATKSQLSGANRPTYRPQPPRRSRRRGCASTLCCYLFMILLLLLLLIGGAGTVFYFLYHPQRPSFSVTSLKLSYFNLTSPSTFKAKFDLTLSTTNPNDKILFSYDPTSVSLLYDDATVATATIPSFLHHQKNTTVLEAYVTSTEEEVQSDTVAELKRSTKGKSEVALKVKLETKVEAQMGVLQTPAVGITVVCDGIAVSLSDGEKPASASVENTACEVDVRFKVWKWTVG, encoded by the coding sequence ATGACTGATAGGGTTCATCCTTCAGCCAAAACCACCGCCAACGTTGGCCCCAAGCCAACATTCCCGGCCACAAAATCCCAACTTTCCGGCGCCAACCGCCCCACCTACCGCCCCCAACCACCCCGCCGCAGCCGCCGCCGCGGCTGCGCCTCCACCCTCTGCTGCTACCTGTTCATGATCCTCCTGCTCCTCCTCCTTCTCATCGGCGGCGCCGGAACCGTCTTCTACTTCCTCTACCACCCACAACGCCCCTCGTTCTCCGTCACCTCCCTCAAACTCTCCTACTTCAACCTCACCTCTCCCTCCACCTTCAAGGCCAAGTTCGACCTCACCCTCTCGACTACCAACCCCAACGACAAGATCCTCTTCTCCTACGACCCCACCTCCGTTTCCCTCCTTTATGACGACGCCACGGTCGCCACCGCCACCATCCCCTCCTTCCTCCACCACCAGAAGAACACCACCGTTCTCGAGGCCTACGTCACGAGCACCGAGGAAGAGGTGCAGAGCGACACCGTGGCCGAACTGAAGAGGAGCACGAAGGGCAAGAGCGAGGTTGCGCTAAAGGTGAAGTTGGAGACGAAGGTGGAGGCCCAGATGGGTGTACTCCAAACCCCGGCCGTCGGAATCACCGTTGTGTGCGACGGCATCGCCGTGTCCCTCTCCGACGGTGAAAAACCGGCGTCGGCCTCGGTAGAGAATACGGCGTGCGAAGTGGATGTGAGGTTCAAAGTCTGGAAATGGACTGTAGGATGA